The following nucleotide sequence is from Barnesiella propionica.
AAAGATTTGTAATATGGACTCCCATACTTTAGAACAGCTTTATCAGTGGGCCCGGAAATATAATACATCCGAATTTATCGCGGACGATCCAGTCCAATTTCCTCATCGATATAAAGAGCATGAAGATATAGAGATAAGTGCTTTTCTTACTTCTTGGATTTCATACGGAAATCGCAGAGCCATTATTCGTAAAGGAGAAGAATTGGATGCTATGTTCGACGGCTCCCCCTATAGTTTTATCTGTAACAGGAAGTATAACTTGTATAAAAATGATAAAAGAAGTTTTTACCGCTTTTATAAATATGAAGATTTGTATGGAATATGTGAGCGTCTGGCTGTTTGTTACCAGAATTACGGCACTTTACAAAATGCGGTAAAAGCTTCGTTGTCTTCCGGTGTGATCCGTAAAGTGCAGGATACTTTCTCCGGTGTTACCGGAATACCCGATATAAATGGAAATTCGGCCTGTAAAAGATTATCTATGTTTCTCCGCTGGATGATACGACGGGACGGAAAAGTGGATTTGGGAATATGGAACGGATTCTCCCCCTGTGATTTATTGATCCCGTTAGATACACATGTTCATCAGGTCGCGCTGGAACTGGGGATTACTTCCCGAAGATGTGCCGATATGAAAACGGCAATAGAGATTACCGAATATATGAAAAATGTTTTTCCTGAAGATCCTTGCCTCGGCGATTTTGCTCTGTTCGGGTATGGTATATCCCGTTAAGGATTAGTATTCCGGTTGCATTGCGATGACAGGAGCAGTATATGATTTTATTATATTTTCTCCTTCTGTTTCAACAATAGCTACTTTGCCTCATTTAAAAAGCCTGTCCTTAATGTCCTGATGGATATAATCCAGTATGAGGCAATTCTTCGGGGAGTGTGAGAAATGGCATGATTTCCTTTATCATAGTAAATAATTGGTTCTTATGGTTCTCCTGTTATGTATTTCATAAGTATATATAATTCCCCGGGATCCCCCTCTTTAATCATAAAACTATCAAGGGGTATGAAGCTGCCTTTTGAATATGGAATTAATGCGGGTGAATATCTTTTTAACAACAACTTTATCTTGTAGTTGAACTCTTTTAATTGGGAGCCTGTTTCATCGTTTATATTTTGAAATAAATTAGTTTTTTCCGGAATTCCCCTTTTTTGTGTAGTCGTTTCATTATTTCCCTCCTTGAAGATATAATTTCAGCTTCATAGGTATAAAGGTTTTAGTCACTTTTTCTCGGGATAATTCGCATACCGATATCTTTTTGTTGTTCCGTCAAATTTCCAATATATTTTCAGAAATATCAGGTAATATTATTTTATCCTGGTTATTACGTTTAAAAACGGCTGCTTTTTTGGAATAATTGAGATATAATATAGCTTTGTCCCGTTCGTTATCCGGTGCATATAATACATGAGTTTATTGTCCTTACTAATGGTAAATTCAAAGTGAATATGTTCTTTCATATTCTTGCATGCTAATTATTTTCTGTTTTCTGGTCGATAAATTCATTAAGCAGTTGTTCGAATTCATCGTCTTCTGTCACTGATGTAAGGTGTTCCGTACCTTCATTCATCATTAAATGAGGGATGTTTTCACAGGCTTTCCGGCATTTTTCCAGCAGGCCTATTTCCTCCTCATTAGGTTTGGTTATTTTTTCTATCCATTGTTTGATAATAAGATAACTGTGAGGAAGGTTTTTGTTATCCAGTATTTTTGTATATACGGCTCTGTAGTCTGTGTTCGTTTGACTGTATTCGGCTTTCTCGATACTCAGGTATAGTCCGTACATCTCGGGAATAATAGTTTCGATGGATATGTTAATTTCGACAATATTTATGAGTGCCATTTGCAGCTCTTCATCTGTTTCTTTTTCTGCTATGTCCAGTATTTGTTCGTGGTCGTAAAAATAAGTGTTATAAAGCTTATACCGGAAATATCGTTTCAGGAAGAACCAGCTGTTGATAATGTCAAGTCTTATTTTTTTACCGATATCCAATGTATAGATAGGAAATAGTTGATCTATCTCTACAATGTTGAAATCGAAAGGTTTGACATTTATATTTTGAGCGATATTTTTTATCGTGTTTTCGAGGCTTACCCAGGCATTATACATGTCCAGTACATAAGCGGGAATGATCATCTGCTCAGTTTCGTTATCTTCGTTTTCTCCGGTTGATACGCTTGTTTGACTGCATTCTTTATATGAGATTAACGGAGCATAAAATTCTTTGAGTTTGTTTTCGATAATTTCGGCTGAATCTCTTTCATCACCATAATCCAGAGGGAAAATTTTTTCATAGATATCTTCATTATCATCGTTAGATGCCAGAAAAACATCTTCTTCTTTGCGAGTAGTCTCGTTCAGTTTTTGTCTGTTTTTAAAAATAGAATGAAGTTGTTGCTTTGCTTCTATATATCCGTTCTCAATGGCATCTTTCAGGTAAGGTTCCGCTTCATCATAGTTCTCTTTTTCATATAAATAAACTCCCGACTTGTATTGTCCTTCGCCGCTGCCGTTTTTGGCTGCCAGCTTATACCATTCGAAAGCTTTATCTTGATTCCGGCAAATGATACCCGGAATACCTTTTTCATATAAACCCGCCAGTTCCAGTTGTGCTTTCAGGTCGTTGGCTTCGGCTGCTTTCTTATACCATAGAATGCCTTTGGATTCATTCAGAATTTTTTGTTTTTCCGAAGACGCGCCTACTCCATCCAAATACATTCTTCCCAATCTTCGTTGTGCATCTACATCTCCGTTTTCTGCTATCACCTTTACCCAATGTAATAGTTCAGTATCATCTTTTTCTACCAATTTACCTTCACTATAAAGTTCGCTCATTTTTTTTTGTGCTTCCGAAAGTTTTTGTTCTGCGGCCATACGGTACCATTGAACAGCTTCTTTGGGATCGTGTCCTTCGGGAGCTATCCCGTCTTCGCACATGGAACCTAATTGATACATGGCATATATGTTTTTATGTTTTGCGGCTTTCATAAACCATTCCCACGCCAATGTCGTATTTTCTTCACAGCCTATACCGTTCTGGTAAAAATATCCAAGTTGGCATTCGGAATCTGGATCTTTCAGTATGGCAGCCTTGTAAGCCCAGGCAAAAGCGATATCCGGTTCGTTATTTTGCCAGTAATAACATGAAATTCTATATTTTGCCGAAAGCTCTCCTTTTTCGGCTGCAAGCTCCAGGCATTCGAGAGCTTTGGCACGGTCTATATTGATATCGAACCAACCGAATTCGTATAGATTTCCCAGATAGGCAAGATACCATAATTCTCCGGCATCTATCGCTTTATGGATATATTCCAGTCCTTTCTCTTTTTCGTTTTCGTTCAGGTATAAAATACCTAAGTTTCCCCAGCATACGCCGTCGTTTAATTGAGTACCTCGTTGATACCATTCTATTGCCTTATTGATGTCTTTACGGACACCTTTTCCACGTTCGTACATAATCGCCATATTCACCATGGCGAACGAATCTCCTTTTTCCGCAGCTTTCAGGTACCAGTCCAGAGCCAGTTTATAGTTAGTTTCAACACCTTCTCCTCGTTCGTAATGCCTTCCTACCAGGAATTCTGCATATTTTAGCTGTTGTTCGGCTGCTCTCATTGCCCATTTGAAAGATTCGCTGGAATTGCTTTCCTTATCTTCAAAATCCTGTTGATACATTTTCGCTATAATGAACTGTGCGTATGCCTTGCCTTTTTCCGCTTCGGGAAGAAACTGGGAGTAGGTCGTTTCGGTGAACTCCGTGCATCGTAGTTTATCACGAAATATCTGGCATAACAATTCCTGGGCTTCTTCATTGTCGTTTATAGCCGGTGTGATTAGCATTTCTACTGCTCTTTCATACTCTTGATTCTCTATAAGTTCGCGTCCGTCCGAGCATAAGGTTTCAGCTTTATTGATGCTATGAGGGATTGTTTCATCAGGAGATTTTATCTTTGGCTGTAATCCTTTATCCTTCAGAAAATCAGTTATCTGGTCACATATCTCTGAAATGGCATTTTGATTGAAATTATCTATTTCGAGATAATTGTTCTTGGATAGGCGGTATATCAAAGTTCCGGAAGGTTCGAATCTTCCTATTTTAAGAGCTACGATCGGTTTCTTTAGATTAAAAGCTATAGATATTTCTGAAGTGGCATGTTCCGATATATTGGAGTTTTCACTCCATATAAAAAGCATGATTTTACATTCTTTTATCGCTTCTGCTATTTCTTCAGCATAATCTTTGCCTAATTTTATATTTCGTTTGTCTATAAACGAATTGATCTTGCGGTTGGCGAGTTCTGCTTCGAGAAATTTCAGTATGTGAGTATCTTTTCTGGAATAACTTACAAATACGTCTTTTTTCATGGTATCCTATTCTAAGGTTGTAATAATATAAGTTTTTCTATTTTGCTAAGATACGGTCTTAAAATTATATATACAATCTTCTATATTTATTTGTCGGATTTTTTTGAAATAAGACTTTTTTATATCGTTCAATATAAGAATTATGCCTGTTGAAAAATAAAAATGGGAATCTTTAGAAAATGATTCTCCCGGTCATGTTGTATTGGTGTTTTGTCATAATCGGGAAAAATTGTGGTATTGAATTGTCTTTATCGAAATAATATTTTTAATAGTTGTTTTTATAATTCGGAATACCCATTAATATTTTGGCTTTATCTTTATTGGAAGAAAAAGTTAAAGACTCTGTAATTATCTCATAATTTTGTTTATCCACCAAACGTGATGCAAGTATATTGAGTACCTTCAATTTATCGTTATCAAAAGTATATAAGGACATGAGTTGCAGTTCTTGTTTACAGGTGAAATAATTATTCATGGCTTCTATATTCAATAGTTCCAGTTGGTCGTCTTTGAATGGCTTTTTCTTTAAGTTGTTATATAATTTCTGAAAATCTTCATTGTATATACTTCTGCCGTTCGGTCTGTGATTAGGTTGCTGAATGATCGGCGGAATGAATTCGGCTTCGTTAGTAGGTGCTAAGATTACAGGAGGATGAACTACCGTTTCACCTTTGAAAGAATTCATATTTACTACCTGATCGTTTATAATATTAATTATGATGACGGTCGTTTCATCACTCAGAGGATTTTTCTGATATTCCCATTCTTCCGACACTTCGTTGAACCGGCGGTATTTCGGCTCTCCCAACAGGCTTTTAATTTCTTTTTGCGTCATGCCCTTTTGTACTTTCATTAAAATATTGCTGCCGGACATATAACTTTTACAACTGCTGGTAAATACGATAAGTATTAATGTGACGAATAACAGTTTTTTCTATTTTCAT
It contains:
- a CDS encoding DUF4476 domain-containing protein; protein product: MTQKEIKSLLGEPKYRRFNEVSEEWEYQKNPLSDETTVIIINIINDQVVNMNSFKGETVVHPPVILAPTNEAEFIPPIIQQPNHRPNGRSIYNEDFQKLYNNLKKKPFKDDQLELLNIEAMNNYFTCKQELQLMSLYTFDNDKLKVLNILASRLVDKQNYEIITESLTFSSNKDKAKILMGIPNYKNNY
- a CDS encoding TIGR02757 family protein, coding for MDSHTLEQLYQWARKYNTSEFIADDPVQFPHRYKEHEDIEISAFLTSWISYGNRRAIIRKGEELDAMFDGSPYSFICNRKYNLYKNDKRSFYRFYKYEDLYGICERLAVCYQNYGTLQNAVKASLSSGVIRKVQDTFSGVTGIPDINGNSACKRLSMFLRWMIRRDGKVDLGIWNGFSPCDLLIPLDTHVHQVALELGITSRRCADMKTAIEITEYMKNVFPEDPCLGDFALFGYGISR
- a CDS encoding toll/interleukin-1 receptor domain-containing protein, with protein sequence MKKDVFVSYSRKDTHILKFLEAELANRKINSFIDKRNIKLGKDYAEEIAEAIKECKIMLFIWSENSNISEHATSEISIAFNLKKPIVALKIGRFEPSGTLIYRLSKNNYLEIDNFNQNAISEICDQITDFLKDKGLQPKIKSPDETIPHSINKAETLCSDGRELIENQEYERAVEMLITPAINDNEEAQELLCQIFRDKLRCTEFTETTYSQFLPEAEKGKAYAQFIIAKMYQQDFEDKESNSSESFKWAMRAAEQQLKYAEFLVGRHYERGEGVETNYKLALDWYLKAAEKGDSFAMVNMAIMYERGKGVRKDINKAIEWYQRGTQLNDGVCWGNLGILYLNENEKEKGLEYIHKAIDAGELWYLAYLGNLYEFGWFDINIDRAKALECLELAAEKGELSAKYRISCYYWQNNEPDIAFAWAYKAAILKDPDSECQLGYFYQNGIGCEENTTLAWEWFMKAAKHKNIYAMYQLGSMCEDGIAPEGHDPKEAVQWYRMAAEQKLSEAQKKMSELYSEGKLVEKDDTELLHWVKVIAENGDVDAQRRLGRMYLDGVGASSEKQKILNESKGILWYKKAAEANDLKAQLELAGLYEKGIPGIICRNQDKAFEWYKLAAKNGSGEGQYKSGVYLYEKENYDEAEPYLKDAIENGYIEAKQQLHSIFKNRQKLNETTRKEEDVFLASNDDNEDIYEKIFPLDYGDERDSAEIIENKLKEFYAPLISYKECSQTSVSTGENEDNETEQMIIPAYVLDMYNAWVSLENTIKNIAQNINVKPFDFNIVEIDQLFPIYTLDIGKKIRLDIINSWFFLKRYFRYKLYNTYFYDHEQILDIAEKETDEELQMALINIVEINISIETIIPEMYGLYLSIEKAEYSQTNTDYRAVYTKILDNKNLPHSYLIIKQWIEKITKPNEEEIGLLEKCRKACENIPHLMMNEGTEHLTSVTEDDEFEQLLNEFIDQKTENN